TCAAGCGAGAACGTGAACGCTTGGAGCGTCGTTTATTCGATTTGGGAAAGGATCAAGAAGGAGAGGGGGACGCCTGAGCATCCCCCTTTGAACGTTAGTCGGTTTTTTGTCTCGCAGTTCCCTCGGTGAAGAAAGGCAGTGACGACTGATGCGCCGGCAATTCCGCACGAGCCGTTTTGACAATGAACTCCTTTTGCTCTGCGTCTTCGGCCCGAACATAGGCCAGAGCAATACAATGTCCCAGACTGGGAGCAAAGGAACCACTGGTGATGACCCCTGTCTTTTCACCGTTGGGCAACAAGACTTCGTCATGATGGCGAGCGGTACGACGTCCGTCGATGCTCAAGGCGACGAGTGATTCCTTGACGTCTGCCAGACCAGATTTTCCAATATATTCTGTTTCTTTTTTTAGAAAAAATCCGGCTCCTGCTTCTTTGGGAGTGTGGTTTTCATCCAAGTCCTGACCATAGAGAGGATAGCCGATTTCCAAACGGAGCGTGTCGCGTGCGCCGAGGCCAATCGGTTCGACACGGTCATCTGCTGCAAGTTTTTTCCATATTTCCAACGCTTTGGACGCGGGGAGATACAGTTCATAGCCAAGCTCGCCGGTATAGCCCGTTCGGCTGATAATCATGGGGAAACCCGCACAGTCTGTGACTTCAAAGTTGAAATATTTCAGATGATTCCAGGATGATCCAAGAAGGGTGTTCAAAACATCCAGACTTTCTGGTCCTTGAATGTCGATTTTACCCGTTTCATCGCTGACATCCGTGAAAG
This DNA window, taken from Pseudodesulfovibrio sp. JC047, encodes the following:
- the gcvT gene encoding glycine cleavage system aminomethyltransferase GcvT, with the translated sequence MESLATTPLSEWHRENGAKMAPFAGFDMPVQYKGIIVEHKHTRSKAGIFDICHMGEFKLSGAGAKAGLNTVVSHDLETLAPGKCRYGFLLNEAGGINDDLIIYCLAEDEYMLVVNGACRQKDFNHIAANLPKGLTFTDVSDETGKIDIQGPESLDVLNTLLGSSWNHLKYFNFEVTDCAGFPMIISRTGYTGELGYELYLPASKALEIWKKLAADDRVEPIGLGARDTLRLEIGYPLYGQDLDENHTPKEAGAGFFLKKETEYIGKSGLADVKESLVALSIDGRRTARHHDEVLLPNGEKTGVITSGSFAPSLGHCIALAYVRAEDAEQKEFIVKTARAELPAHQSSLPFFTEGTARQKTD